The Streptomyces sp. V3I7 genome segment GGCAAACCACTACCCGGTGAGATGCCTACCTGCGTACTGAGGTTCAAGCCGCGCTGACCCCCGCTTTAGGAGTTCGATCACCCTGCGGAGCGGCGTGCCCAAATGGGGCTCGGTGGTGGCTAGTCGATCCGGCTGCGGCCGCTTCGGTGCGCCATCGTTCGCCGCCGTTGATGTCAGCTGGAGATGTCAACCCGCCGGCCTACGCGCTGATGGGCAACTCCCGTGCCCGCTGGCGGGCTTCGGCCCTCAGGCCCTTGAGGCGGCCGTGGAATGCGTTGTGGCGGTTCTGGTCCAGGTTCAGCGGCAGGTCGAGTTGAGAGATGAGCTCCGACTCCAGCGCCCACGGCTCGCCATGCTCGATCCAGCACACTCGCGCGTTCTCTGCCATCCACTGACTGAGGGTGGCTTCCCCGGCCTTGCCGAAGGTCATGCGCTTGCCGCTGCCCACGCGGCGAAGTTCAAGCCCGAGCAGGCAGCCGAGTGTGAGCCGCAGCGTCGATCCGGCCGCGTTGCCTCGGTAGTGGTACCGCACGCGCTTCCGCAGGTTCTGCGTGCTGGTCTTGTTCGCCATGTATCGCGGGGCTATACCGACGTAGAGCAGACGTCCGACGTCCAGGTCCTGGTGGGGTGCCTGCTTGAAGTGCCACCCGTAGACCCCCGCCACGGCTGGAACGGGGCTCGGGCGCATCAAGACCTGCTGCGCCGACCACAGTCGGTCGGGACTGGTGAGAGCAGTAGCTTCCACGAAGCCTCCAGGTGCACCACGGCTGACAGCCAAAGGCTACTGGCTGATGACAGGGCATGTTCGACCTCTCGGCTGCCACAGACCCTCAGCTTGGGAAGCTGCGTGCATTTGGGGCTGGCTCCTGCTCTGACCTGGGTGAACGCCTCGAACGGAGCCTTGTCGGTGCCACTTGCCTTCACCGTGGTTCCCCGCTGTTCCCTGCTCGATCTGGTGCGACGGTGAGCGGAGCGCTGTCGAGTGCCGCTCCGAAGTGCACGCACGCCTTCACCCGCCGAGCGGCGCGCGCGTCCTCGGCGTCGAGTGAGACAACAACCAACTCTTGTGCATCACACCGGGCTCCGACACCTGACATGTCCGCGTGCGGTCAGCACTGCTGGTACCTGGGTGGCGCCAGAGATGAATGGGCATGATGTCCCCCTAGCAACAGGGCGCTACTGATGGGCAGCGCAGCTCTGCGCTGTGTCAAGGGGGATGCATGTCCGAACCGTTCTTCGGGGGGTCTAGCCGAGCGGAACGAGAGGCGGCCCCTCGTGCAGCGCCCGGACCCGCTCGTGGTGTATCCGATCGGGAGGCTTTACGGCGAGCCGGGGCTGTTCTGGGTTGGCGAGGACTCGTTGTGCCTCGCCGATCTGTGACACTACGTGTCGACGTTGATTTCCCTAGCTTTGGCGATCATTTCTCAGGCGTCCTAGAGATAAGCGGCTCGGATGGTCGCCTATCGCATGCAGAAGCGAAGAAGATTCAACATGCGAGGACCGCAGCTGGCCGTCTCCCGGTCCCTAGGGAATCGGCCACCTCTGTTCAGAATAGAGTTCGTGTGTTTAAGAGCACGAGCGAAGCGATCGACTTCTTCATCTCGCTGACTTCAGACCTGCACGGCAGCCTTTCGTCAGACCGTGAGCGCCAACTCGTTGGCCTGCTGTATAGCAGCGAAGCCTTGGTGCCGAGCTTCAACTCCCCGCCCTCGGTATGGGTGCCCTTGAGAAATGCTGCGGAACAAGCCTCCGCAATCGGTATTGGGGTCACATGGGGTGGTGGTAATATTCCAGCGCTACTTGGAGCCTATATTGGGGGACTTTTTCTCGTTAAGTTTGTTACCCCAATAGTTTCCGAAGCTGGTAATGCGACAGCTGCCGGAGTTGGAACGAAAATCCGATCAGCCTTTGGTGTCGCTCCGCCACTATCTCCGCAGACACCAGCCGAGGAAAACGCGGATGATCCGGCGTCGCCACCTGAGACGCCAGCGGGTGGAGCGCAGGAAGGCTCAAGTTGACAGTGGTGGGCCGCAACCTCGGTGCCCAACTCGCACGTGAGGTCGAGTGACCTACGGCGAGGCAGTCCGGAGCCGTCGTTGTACCCGTGGCCAGTCCCCGCTGTTCCCCGTGGTTCCTCGCACGATCTGGCTCGCGAATGGCACGAGCCGCTCGCTCCGAAGAATCCTGGGCGGAAGCTGAGCCCTGGAGGTCTGAACCTCAGCCGACGACAGTCAGCCACGATGGCGGATCCGTCGTCCAACCAGGCGCGCGTGTGCCTCGCCGCACCCCACCGGCCTCAGCCACGCTATCCAGGTTTGTCGTCGGCCAGAGCAACCCGCGACGGCCGGCCCGCGACAATGGCGGACCCCTCAGCTTGGAAAGCTCGGGT includes the following:
- a CDS encoding GIY-YIG nuclease family protein; translated protein: MEATALTSPDRLWSAQQVLMRPSPVPAVAGVYGWHFKQAPHQDLDVGRLLYVGIAPRYMANKTSTQNLRKRVRYHYRGNAAGSTLRLTLGCLLGLELRRVGSGKRMTFGKAGEATLSQWMAENARVCWIEHGEPWALESELISQLDLPLNLDQNRHNAFHGRLKGLRAEARQRARELPISA